The following are from one region of the Strigops habroptila isolate Jane chromosome 22, bStrHab1.2.pri, whole genome shotgun sequence genome:
- the ARHGAP30 gene encoding rho GTPase-activating protein 30, with amino-acid sequence MSRHKARRKGGARERVFGCDLLQLLQRSGQDVPQVLRSCTEFVEQHGVVDGIYRLSGVSSNIQRLRQEFESERCPDLRRDIYLQDIHCVSSLCKAYCRELPNPLLTYQLYHKFADAVAIQMEEARLVKIKEVLKELPVPHYRTLEFLMRHLLRMAAHSSQTNMHARNLAIVWAPNLLRSKDIETSGFNGTAAFMEVRVQSIVVEFILTHVEQLFGDAPLQAAAESPRRSLLLAGGGQPPPYHVPAALSQGDGPPPIRPYHTIIELSSDHRRKGSLKAKKWRSIFHLGRSSHEAKRKMKALEEKEDKGGTRGLRPAKSMDSLSAVPSAGDGDPAPGELPQRRESFDACPVPPGRCREPGEGREEPQGDGSARSEPSTPRAGRSRAEKCIGVHISGPFGVTVPLHITPNLSRLTRGLPCPVLGTGAPDPQRDTGGDAPGPVPPSPAAGSRLSMELRDSFAFLDSPEPWLEGAGDGEPGDRELPPGTGPAGEGEGLAATEDGMESGFMNPAEPRSEPSGSYLSIEECMDEEMFFMAPDADDTDSDDMFLSAHDELSPLVAALEPPGAGSAPDTPGSPVPARPGAAEEGAPGDAEHPGEPTGARAERGAPGSGEDGARTDPGCAGAGPAPDTSDEDIEEDGAGPGPRAPGSPRSAAEPPVPSSPAPPSPAPGAPVLPEPAAVLRLATRAAPVLQARSVPVVPPKPQFARVRRAPRGSRRRRRRRRQPPEGPARAPGAALRRAGWRAGGSASLEAEQPPGRAPVRRIQTYCGGEPLPAAAALPGHTARCGRSTGPAAARRCPRRRRGTGRARGERRAPGRSAGPRGNKGAGLCLPLRPPSAQHGGARDGLRELRGGGSPGRAGDRGRAGGSSRAWPAPGAPPVPPGGARGAAGREGARFQDGAALIQDGAGRKR; translated from the exons ATGTCGCGGCACAAGGCGAGGCGCAAGGGCGGTGCCCGCGAGCGGGTGTTCGGCTGCgacctcctgcagctgctgcagcgcTCGGGGCAGGACG TGCCGCaggtgctgaggagctgcacCGAGTTCGTGGAGCAGCACGGGGTGGTGGATGGGATCTACCGGCTCTCCGGGGTGTCCTCCAACATCCAGCGGCTGCG GCAGGAGTTCGAGAGCGAGCGCTGCCCCGACCTGCGCAGGGACATTTACCTGCAGGACATCCACTGCGTGAGCTCCCTGTGCAAAGCCTATTGCCGGGAGCTGCCCAACCCGCTGCTCACCTACCAGCTCTACCACAAGTTCGCT GACGCGGTGGCCATCCAGATGGAAGAAGCTCGCTTGGTGAAGATCAAGGaggtgctgaaggagctgccGGTGCCCCACTACAG GACCCTGGAGTTCCTGATGCGGCACCTCCTGCGCATGGCGGCCCACAGCAGCCAGACCAACATGCACGCCAGGAACCTGGCCATCGTGTGGGCCCCCAACCTGCTGCG GTCCAAGGACATCGAGACGTCGGGGTTCAACGGCACGGCGGCGTTCATGGAGGTGCGCGTCCAGTCCATCGTGGTCGAGTTCATCCTCACCCATGTTGAGCAGCTCTTTGGGGACGCTCCCCTCCAGG cagcagccgaGAGCCCCCGCcggtccctgctgctggcagggggGGGGCAGCCGCCACCATATCATGTGCCGGCGGCACTGAGCCAGGGCGATGGGCCCCCCCCGATCCGGCCCTACCACACCATCATCGAGCTCAGCAGCGACCACAG GAGGAAGGGCTCCCTCAAGGCCAAGAAGTGGAGATCCATCTTCCACCTCGGCCGCTCCAGCCACGAGGCCAAGCGCAAGATGAAGGCGCTGGAGGAGAAAG AGGACAAGGGTGGCACAAGGGGCCTGCGGCCGGCCAAGAGCATGGACTCGCTCAGCGCCGTCCCCTCCGCCGGCGATG GGGACCCCGCTCCGGGCGAGCTGCCGCAGCGCCGGGAGAGCTTCGACGCGTGCCCGGTGCCGCCGGGGCGCTGCCGGGAGCCGGGCGAGGGCCGGGAGGAGCCGCAGGGCGACGGCAGCGCCCGCTCCGAGCCCAGCACCCCCCGGGCCGGGCGCAGCCGCGCCGAGAAGTGCATCGGGGTCCACATCTCCGGCCCCTTCGGCGTCACCGTCCCCCTGCACATCACGCCCAACCTGTCCCGCCTGACGCGGGGGCTGCCCTGCCCGGTGCTGGGCACCGGCGCCCCCGACCCGCAGCGGGACACCGGGGGGGACGCCCCGGGCCCGGTGCCCCCGTCCCCCGCGGCCGGCAGCCGCCTCTCCATGGAGCTCCGGGACTCCTTCGCCTTCCTGGACAGCCCCGAGCCGTGGCTGGAGGGCGCCGGGGACGGGGAACCGGGGGACCGGGAGCTGCCGCCGGGCACCGGCCCCGCGGGTGAGGGCGAGGGGCTGGCGGCCACCGAGGACGGGATGGAGAGCGGGTTCATGAAC CCGGCGGAGCCCCGCTCTGAGCCGTCCGGCAGCTACTTGTCCATCGAGGAGTGCATGGACGAGGAGATGTTCTTCATGGCGCCCGACGCCGACGACACCGACTCGGACGACATGTTCCTGAGCGCCCACGACGAGCTGAGCCCGCTGGTGGCAGCGCTGGAGCCCCCCGGCGCGGGCTCGGCCCCGGACACCCCCGGGAGCCCGGTACCGGCCCGACCCGGCGCCGCAGAGGAGGGTGCTCCGGGTGATGCGGAGCACCCCGGGGAGCCTACGGGGGCGCGGGCAGAGCGGGGGGCACCGGGCAGCGGGGAGGACGGTGCCAGAACTGACCCCGGCTgcgcgggagcggggccggctCCCGACACATCGGACGAGGACATCGAAGAGGACGGAGCCGGCCCCGGTCCCCGCGCCCCGGGGTCCCCTCGGTCAGCGGCGGAGCCTCCGGTCCCCTCGTCCCCCGCGCCCCCCAGCCCGGCTCCCGGCGCGCCGGTGCTGCCCGAGCCCGCGGCCGTGCTGCGCCTGGCCACCCGCGCCGCGCCCGTGCTGCAGGCGCGCTCCGTGCCCGTCGTGCCGCCCAAGCCGCAGTTCGCCCGCGTCCGCCGGGCCCCGCGGGGGAgcaggaggcggcggcggcggcggcggcaacCACCGGAGGGGCCGGCCCGCGCCCCCGGCGCCGCGCTGAGGCGGGCGGGCTGGCGGGCCGGCGGCAGCGCGTCCCTCGAGGCGGAGCagccgccgggccgggccccggTGCGCAGGATCCAGACGTACTGCGGCGGGGagccgctgcccgccgccgcggcgctgcccggcCACACGGCCCGCTGCGGCCGCAGCACCGGCCCCGCAGCTGCGCGGCGCTGCCCGAGGCGCCGGCGGGGAACCGGCCGTGCCCGCGGCGAGCGGAGAGCCCCGGGGCGGagcgcggggccgcggggcaATAAAGGCGCTGGGCTTTGTCTACCGCTGCGGCCTCCTTCAGCACAACATGGCGGCGCCCGCGACGGCCTCCGGGAGCTGCGGGGCGGCGGGtccccgggccgggccggggacaggggccgggcggggggTTCCTCCCGTGCGTGGCCGGCACCGGGAGCGCCGCCGGTTCCCCCGGGCGGggcgcggggagcggcggggagGGAGGGTGCCCGGTTCCAAGATGGCGCCGCCCTCATTCAAGATGGCGCCGGGCGGAAGCGCTGA